CAAGTGCGCGCAGTCCACGATCGGACATCGCAAGATTGATTGAACGTCCCGCGCCGATATTCGCACTGCGCATATCAGGCCTTCGTTCGAAGATTCGAACCGTTGCTCCGCGCTTTGCAAGCATGACGCCGAGAAGAGTTCCTACGAGGCCGCCGCCAACGATCGTGATGCGATCAGACATGATGTGATGTTCAGTTTGTGGTATACAGTGGTGCAAAGGTAGGGTCGGCGATCAATGCAGAGCCCCCTGTCGGAAGTGAGGCGATGATCCACTCGGTGGATCGTACGGTTGTTTCGAATCTACCCACCTCTACACAGGCAACGGTAACAACGGTCCATCGCCCATCGTTCTTGACCTCTACAACAAACGGAGCCTTCTGTGGAAGGGGCGTTTCTGTGCGTGTTGTGGTCCCATTGTGGATCACCGTGGTCTGTCCGTCGCTGATATCGATGATAAGCCCCTTCTTCTGTGCCGTTGAGTCGTCGTAGGGCGTAGTACGGGTTTGAAGACGAAGCGTGGAGCCGGCATGTAGCTTTACCTCGGTAGAAAAGATGCCGTCCGTGAGACGCGGACAACGCATGGCGATCTTCGCATCACTGCGTATTCCAACAGCATTCTCGGCTGATCGCTCAACGCCGTGTCTGTCAGCAAGTATCCTCGTCTGTACTGGCCATCCGGAATACTCCTTCATTGTGAACTCCCAATACGAGCACGATGAAAGCATGGCTCCAAGAAGTATGATCATGAAGATCCTACTCATGAGGGTATCCCTTGCCGTACCGAAGGTCGCCTCTTCCAAAGAGTCGATCGAAAAGACTTGCACCGATGCCAATGTAGAAGGCGCTGAAATCCGCGGATGTTGAGTAAGCTTTATCATCGATACGTCGACCGATCTCTTCGTCGCCAATTTTGATCCCGGCCCCGGTGTTACCACTAGCCCATCCCGCTACCACCTGAATCGACGTCTGTTCACCAACAGGCACTGCAAATCGTACGCCCATGTGTGCAAAGGTGGAAGGGGCGAAGTTGTATTCGAAGAACGGCTCAGCAACGAATGTGCTGCCGAATGGATTCCAATGGTAGGTCACTCTAATCGGGAACATGCTGAGTCCATATTCATAGGCACCGAGAACCACCGCGTTCGCAAGTGCAGTTCCCAGTGACAAACGGTAGTCTAGGATCGGCAACGCGATGGAAGCAAACGCTATTCTGGCTGTTCCACCCTTGATCACCGGAACCTTGTCGCCCTGCTGGTCAGCGGCAAACGCAGATAGATCGGCACTACTCCCGGCAAGCACAAAATCGATAACACCGATCTCCCATGCAGAGTGCTCGTGATACTTCCATTCCACGTTGAGTTCTTCTTCTCGGTTCAGGAAGTCCACAACAGATGCGCCGATGCCGAAATAGGGGAAGCTGACGTAGTTCACTGGCTGAACGAAGAGGTTCGCACCAAATGCATATCCGGCATAGGCACGCAGATTCAAGCCGCCGATACTGCCTACCTCTGCCGAAACACTCGCATTCACGTATTGCGACGGAACCATCGAAAGAGATATCGAGGGTCGTACCGTTACGTACGGAATGAGGCTGCGGAAGTAGATTCGCTTGTTGATCGTGAGCACGCCGGCTCCCAACAACGCATGGGAGTTGTCGGCATCCGGACGTATGAACTCTGCCATGGTAACGCCCCATGACCATCCGGGGTCATTGTCGAACCAGTTCAGCTTCCATTCACCAATGCCGATACGATAGATGTATCCGCTGAAGAGAGAAGATGTGGATGTATCTGGCTGGTTAAAGAACAATCGGTCGATGTCGTAGTACACACCGAACAGACCAGTATTCGTACTCTTGGCCGTATCGATCTTCGAACCGATGAGACCTATCCCTTCAAACAGACCGAGTCGGATGAATGACGGATAGAGTCGTTCTACAACACTGTCGTGCTGATTCACCGTACGTGCCATGGTGATCGACCGCGTGGAGGGGTAGACGATCCCATTGTCTCTGTCGCCGGGCTGATTCTGTACACGTTCTGTAACGACTGTATCAGCATTGGTGATCGTATAGATGTCTCGTTCCACTCTTGTGTAACTGCCACATCCAACAACGAACATCGCAATGCCAAGTGCAACAACAAGTAGTACGTGTCGGTTCATGCGATGCTCACAGAGAGATTCACAAGAGGGGAGAGAGAGGCGTGAACAACATCACCCGAGCGAATAGGGCCTACACCCTCCGGTGTACCGGTGAAGATGCAGTCCCCACGTTCGAGAGTGAAGACCGACGAGAGGTAGGAGATCATCTGCTCAACACTGCGCTCCATATGGGCCGTGGTGCTGTGCTGACGGACGGTGCCGTTCACTTCGCAGGACAGTTCCCACGGACCGCGTCCTGATGCAACAACGGGCACGATCTTGCTTACAGGAGCCGAGCCCTTCCATGACTTGGCAACGGCCCATGGATGACCGTTCTTCTTTGCGGAGGCTTGTACATCGCGTGCGGTGAGATCCAGACCAACACCAACACCGGCTACAATTGACCACGCATCCGAGACAGCGATGTTTTCCGCTCTCGAGCCGATGACCACAACGAGTTCAACCTCGTGATGAACGTCTGCAGACCACGAAGGGAGTTCGATCACCGATCCGTCTCGACGATATGCAGCAGGGGGCTTGAGAAATACGATCGGGTCCTCAGGAACCGTTGCACCCATCTCTCGTGCATGCGCTGCATAGTTTCGTCCGATGCAGTACATCGTGCCAATGTGGATCTCTGATCCGTCGGCAAAGGTCCACGATGGTTGTTCGTTGCTCATTGTGTTGTGTCTTGTGGATGATCGTCGATCTCATCTGATGGCGGATTGATCATTACCTCTACGCCAACGGTGTCCGTGGAGTCTCGCGCAACGGCGAAAGAAGATCGTCTCCATGGCACTGTTGGGTCGTTGTAGACCTTTTGCATAAGTCTTCCCCAAACTGGTGCGGCGGCACGTCCGCCCTGACCGTAATCACCGGTGAACTGTACGCGTCTGTCATCGAATCCGATCCACACACCGCACGCTAACTGTGGCGTTACTCCTACGAACCATGCATCCGCAAAGTCGTTCGTCGTCCCGGTCTTCCCTGCAGCGTCACCCTTGTAGAACCGGCGGATGCTCGATGCCGTGCCGCCATCCACTACGCCGCGCATCAGCGAGATCATGTTGGACGCAACGTTCGGACTGAGCGCATCATTCACAGAGTTCGGAAGTCTTGCCTCATAGAGAACATTGCCCATACGGTCTTCGATCTTGGTGATGAAGGCAGGGGGCACGTGGACACCGTCGTTAACAAAAGCAGCATAGGCCGATGTGAGTTCCAGTGGGGATACTTCAACCGACCCTAGCGCGATGGATGGTACCGCTTGCAGCGGAGATGAAATGCCGAGTCTTTGGCACAGGCTCACAACGTTGCCCGGTGTGGTGTGCTCCGTGATCAACCGCGCAGCAACACTATTCGTGGAGAACTTCAGTGCAGTGCGCAGCGAGACCGGTCCTCCCTCCTTGCTCGAACCTCGAGGTGCCCATACGGTTCCGTCACTCAGCGTGGTCGTGAACGGTCCGCTCTCAACGGTTGTCTCCGGCGT
This region of Ignavibacteria bacterium genomic DNA includes:
- a CDS encoding fumarylacetoacetate hydrolase family protein — translated: MSNEQPSWTFADGSEIHIGTMYCIGRNYAAHAREMGATVPEDPIVFLKPPAAYRRDGSVIELPSWSADVHHEVELVVVIGSRAENIAVSDAWSIVAGVGVGLDLTARDVQASAKKNGHPWAVAKSWKGSAPVSKIVPVVASGRGPWELSCEVNGTVRQHSTTAHMERSVEQMISYLSSVFTLERGDCIFTGTPEGVGPIRSGDVVHASLSPLVNLSVSIA